The following nucleotide sequence is from Rubrobacter radiotolerans DSM 5868.
TCCGGTTCTCCAGTTCCCCGCGGCTTGCGACGGGCTCGCTTTGCCGGGAGGCCCAGGCCCCGAGGTGGCTCCCCCGGGGCCGACTGCGGAAGTAGGCGTCGGACTCCTCGGCGAGCAGCCGCGCGGCGCGTCCTTCTACCCTTACCTGGCGCTCGAGCTCGCCCCAGTAGAAGAGCAGGGCGCAGGCCGGGTTCTTCTCCAGCTCCCGCCCCTTCCTTCCCTCGTAGTTCGTGTAGAAGACAAACCCGCGTTCGTCGAAGCCCTTGAGCAGCACCACGCGAGCGGAGGGGCGGCCCTCCGGCGAGACGGTCGCCACGACCATCGCGTTCGGCTCGTGCAGGTCGGCCTCAAGGGCGGCCTCGAACCAGCGGCCGAACTGGCGGATCGGGTCCGCGTCCACGGCGTCTTCGGTGAGACGCGAGCGAGCATACTCGCGGCGAAGCCTCTGAAGGTCTTTTCCCTCCAAGCCCTACCAGCCCCAGGTCCCCGGAGCACCCTTGAAGGGACCGACGACCTTCGAGGTGATCCAGCCCCCGTAGAAGTCCCCCTCCTGCGCCCGGACCTTCTCCCCGCCGACCCAGCAGGCGTCCATCTTCGACGGGTAGAACGCCACGTAGTCCTTGATCTCCTCGAAGGAGCGCGTCGGACTCGGGTAGGACCATGCGGCGGCGCGCTCGGCCTTCTCCTCGCCGGTGATCTC
It contains:
- the pdxH gene encoding pyridoxamine 5'-phosphate oxidase: MEGKDLQRLRREYARSRLTEDAVDADPIRQFGRWFEAALEADLHEPNAMVVATVSPEGRPSARVVLLKGFDERGFVFYTNYEGRKGRELEKNPACALLFYWGELERQVRVEGRAARLLAEESDAYFRSRPRGSHLGAWASRQSEPVASRGELENRRDEIEARYRGREIPRPPFWGGFRVEPASVEFWQGREDRLHDRLLYTRGTDGWTLTRLQP